One Candidatus Poribacteria bacterium genomic window, GCTACGCTTACGGGCTTGGGTTTCGTCTTAATTTTCTTCCATAGATCGAGCTTCTGAATGATATACCAATTCGTCCCCAATAATTGTCGCCAGCAGATTGAGTTCACATTGTGCTGTATCCCATTCAAAGAGAATCAGGTTTGTGTGTGCCGCTACGCGTCTTTTTGCGTCAAGGAGACGCATCGGTTGTAGCGTAGCGAGCGAAACTGCTTCTTTTAGGGAGATACCTGCAAACCGGACACTGTTCTCAATACCGCGTGCCAATTCAATGGCAGACCCCGCGAGATACTCTGTCCCGACCAACCGGACACACCGTTCTGTGGTCAACTCCACCGATTTTCCTGCAAACTGATAGATACCGGGTTGCATTCCCGCTAAAGCGACAGCATCGCTGACAAGAAGGCACCGATCAAGCGTCTTTGCACGTATCATTGACTTGGCAACAGTAGACGGTAGGTGGTGCCCATCGACAATGAGGCTTGCCCAGAGTTCATCAGCACCGAGTTGCTCCCAAATATAATTCGGATGGCGACGGATTAAGGCGTGCGCCCCATTACCAAGATGTGTAGAAAGTCTCGCACCAGCGTCAATTGCCGCTCGAATATCGTCCGCTGCAGCAGCCGTGTGTCCCAATGCGACGACAACCCCATTCGCGATTAGTTTTCCAATAAACGGAATGGCACCCTTTTTCTCAGGGGCGAGCGTTACGATGGAGATTTGCCCTTCGGCAATATCCTGCCACCGCTGAAACTCGTCCCAATCCGGTTCCCTAACATGCTCTAACGGATGTGCCCCCCGCGGTCCATCCTCGGCGGAGATATAGGGTCCCTCAAGGTGAATTCCAAGCACTGAGTGGGCAACACGTGAATCCACTTCACACGCTTTCAGAATGGCCCGAAGGGAATTGCCGATTCCCTCGAAAGAACCTGTTACAACTGTCGGACACAAAAAACCGGTGCCGACTCGCCAAAGGGCGCGGACCATTGAAGATACATCTTCCGACGTAACGGTAGGGACATTGAGGTCGAATCCAGCGAAACCGTTCACCTGAATATCTATCAACGCAGGTGCGATCCATACCTCGCTGTTGACGGCGTCTACTTCGCGAATTGTTTGAACGCGCCGGTCAGTCAGGACGATTTCGGTAGGGATGTTATTGAAAAGTGTGCGTCCATTGAATTTCATATTTTTTATGATACCCGAAAACCGATTTGTTACCAAGAAAAAAGGTTGCATTTTTTGGAGAAATTCGGTTAAAGTATATCCAAGAACATCTGACAGTAGGGGCGAGGTCCTCTCGCCCGTTGCGAAAGCGGGATAGGCGACCTCTCCCCTACGAACGTGGAGGACAAGATGGAATATTTAGCTTATGGAAAAACGGGTTTAGAAATCTCACGCCTCTGTTTCGGGGCAGGACATCTCAACAACACCTGCGAAAACTATGAAGCCGGTGGTAAACTGATGTTGAAAGCACTTGACGAAGGGATTAC contains:
- a CDS encoding amidohydrolase family protein, with amino-acid sequence MQPFFLVTNRFSGIIKNMKFNGRTLFNNIPTEIVLTDRRVQTIREVDAVNSEVWIAPALIDIQVNGFAGFDLNVPTVTSEDVSSMVRALWRVGTGFLCPTVVTGSFEGIGNSLRAILKACEVDSRVAHSVLGIHLEGPYISAEDGPRGAHPLEHVREPDWDEFQRWQDIAEGQISIVTLAPEKKGAIPFIGKLIANGVVVALGHTAAAADDIRAAIDAGARLSTHLGNGAHALIRRHPNYIWEQLGADELWASLIVDGHHLPSTVAKSMIRAKTLDRCLLVSDAVALAGMQPGIYQFAGKSVELTTERCVRLVGTEYLAGSAIELARGIENSVRFAGISLKEAVSLATLQPMRLLDAKRRVAAHTNLILFEWDTAQCELNLLATIIGDELVYHSEARSMEEN